The window GTTTACAGAgacaacaatgaatgagttgcACACTGCCGATCTGGATGTTGCAATATGCTcatatataaaagttatgtttggCCCTTGCTGCCTAAACTATGTAGTGATTATCCCAAATTTATTTTGTGTATCAGTTACAATATGATGGGGATGCCAGTCACACAGCTCCAGTTAAAGGTTTGTCAGCATTTCTATTCTAATTCTTTGTAGAAAGAATTTATAATGAGGCCATAAAAACTAATCATGGAATGAATCTTGGCAAATAAAAGTCACTTCCCagaaggattaaaaaatacaaattagaaaaaaagctCCAAAAGCTTTACCATTCTTACATTATGCACAAATGAACTAGCAAATCCTTTTCCtttatgttcttttctttctacaAGGAACTTGTTGGTGCACTTCAGGGCCTTTTGGTCAGTTTTTAACGTAAGTAAAAATTATTACTTGCAGTGAGAAGAATTAAATTGTTATATTATACAAAAATATTCACCTTCAGGTGATGATGAGATGAGGGATGCCTGCTTAACACTGAAATCTCAAGTTTGAGTTTGAGGTTGTATTTCTAAGTGCAAATGAGATGCCAGTACTGAAATTGTGCATTTAGATGCTGTCTCTTTTTGTTGAATGACCTCTAAAATTTTAGCTAATGAAAAACCATGAGAACAAAGATTCaaccttgttttcctttgctATCCCAGTAACAGTATTTACTGTTGGTAGTAACACAGTATTTGCAAGATTGACTAAACACTGTGTTTGATACTTTAAGAACAGGATGCCATTTAATACCCACACTAGTACTACGAATGGCAGTCCTGTCTTCACTCTATAAATGAGGAAACGGAGACTCAGACCAGTTCAGTAACTTGTTAGAGCTGCAACTGAAATTCAGACCTGTTGGGCATCTTTGGATGGTCTACAGAGTCATAATGAAGGCAAGTGATACTAAAAGGAACCAATACTGACGTGGAACTCAATACTCATAGTGAATATATAACCTGAATGGCTTAATTACGCCAACACAGTAAGTGTTTGAATGGTCACTGCTAGGGCTCTGCAGGTCAAAAATGGGCAACCCCTCCATTCAGCATGTCTTTTTTTGCTCACATCTTCTTTGGCAATTTCCCTGGCCTTCTTCAAGACATTCAGAAAAGTTTACCTGGAGAGTTAATTGCTCATGATGGTTGGCAGGCAGCATTAACTTAAAGGCAGACGTGCTCTTGCTTTCCGAGAAGACTCCTATCCTGGGGCCTGGCCCCAGCTGGGCTAAGCTTGCTGGGTTACCCCCAAATGATGACTCATACTCATGAAAATTGAACTTGTGCTCAAACAGCTGCTACTTACTACATTTTTGTTTTGACCCGATTCACCCCTGATGTTTAGTAGTAAAAGTCCAATTCACCAGGTTGCCAGGTCTTTCAAAAATCAGTTTTCCTTTTCAGGGTTTATAATTTGAactggaggaggaagaagagggagcagaaggaggaagaggggaagagatGAGATATGATATgtgttaaaaacatttttaatataatcatTGACCAAAAGGGATCTTAAAGACACAAAATCTTTTACAATCTTTCATCTGTTTTGTGGTATATCTATTTTTATCATAGGTCCAACAGGCAGAGACCAAGTCAATTTCAGTATTTGGCATGGAGCATTTTGCACCACTGATGGTATAATATCAATCAGGATTATAAGTTATCTTCTTGCCATGTTGATATTATTATATAAGCTTTAATAAGTTGCATGAGCATTTAAGATGAATGATTTAAAAGTCTAAATTCAGATTCATGCCAAATACACAGAACATATTTTTCATAATTGTTCTTGTCCCTTGGGTCAATAATACAGTTTATCATCATCATAAAATTTCATTCTTAATTCCTTTTAATTTAtcagaaggaaaatatggatggTTATTACCCAATTAAAATGCTCTTGATGCTTTCAAGGTAGACATTATGGGGTTCTTGGAGTTTCactgaagacattaaaaaaaaaaaagaaagaaagagcagctGCATGACTTCAAAGTGTTTTTAAGTGCTCTGAGTTTGCAGAGATATTCAGCTGCTCAGTGCCCTGTTCCCACGTGTCTTGTTCTCATATCATCTGTGATGCAATCAAGAAATGACACAAGCATTTTACCCATGTGAAAGGTGCAGGAGCGTGGAACTACAGATAGACTTTCCATTAGGTAGCTATAGAATACTTTCTCATACTGACACACACTTGGCTTAGAGTTGCCGAGAGCAGGAACTTGGATGAAGGTCACCGAAGAACCTGAGACAGATGCGTGACTCTGAGTCCACCTCGGTAGCTGTACATAGCATGACTTGCTCTGTGAGAGGTGAGAGAGGTGGGACTCCAGTGGGTGCCTGGCGAAGGCGAGCTGGTTCTTTTAGCTGGTTCACAAACTACTGGCCAGACAGCGACCTGAGACTAGGTGCCGATATACAACCCAATACGGTTACGATGGCTACAATTTCTACCAGCGATTAAGTGAATCAAGGTGATTAAAAGCCACAAAAAGAAAATGCTTAGTCATCAAAATTGCATTTCAGTTCATTTTGAAGGAATCAACAGAGTGCCTCACACACTTCGACACACTTAATTTCTGTCtactttcatttccatttcttcattatCCTAAGCCAGAGCTGCGTTgaaatctatttttgttttctcccccTCACTTatcagtatattttaatttatgtacAAGTGTGTTCAGTTCTCTGAAAAGTAAATCTCCGAAGTTCATAGACTTCTAAATGTTTACAAAAGATGAACACTCTCTTGGTGAGGGGGAAGATGCCATATTTGTGCCCAGGCTTTCAAAGAGTGAGTGAACTTCTCCAGAGGACAAGATGAGTCTTTTCAGTCAGGAGCCCCTGGCTTATTTGGTGTACAAGTTAAAGGCAGAGCCATCTAAATATGTGCAAATGACTTTCATTTGTAGGGTGTGTTGTAGTCTACAAAGAGCTCTGTGACTAGTTACTCATTTGGTGTAAATAAGCATACCTACAGGAATGTCAATAGCTAGCTCCTAATGTGTTGTTCGTTAGtgaatgatgttttatttttcaataggCCAATTTTTACCAGAAATATTTCAGTAAAAATTATACCATATTAGAAAAAATCAACACAGTTGTTTTATTAGTTAAATGGACTTCATCCACTCTGGCACATTTGGCATCAGTTATTGTGTTTTGTTTAGCATGCAACTAATGTGCAAGCAGTAGTTACTCCAGTTCCCAAAAGCTATGAATTTTGATATATGGCTCTTTGTTGTGAAAGCTTACCTCTTTATGATTTCACCCAGGTGAGTGTATGGCTCCAGGCTTTTATTTTAGGCTCTTTGACCAAGAGGAATGAAGCTTGGAATATGGATCTGCAGGCGCTGACTTGCAATGGAGAGTCCCACAGCTGCAGGTATCACCGCATTCAGTGAGCTCGGAAATCCTAGCCAGGGAACTGGGAGTCCCTAAGTCTTTCAAAGTAGGAACAGAGCCCCCGACTTTTAAGGAGGCTAGCCAGACAGGTGACAAACTGCTCCACTTCAAAGACAGGAAATCCCTTCAAACGTTAAATTGTAAGCATAGAAAATGACCTACATTCAGGGAAACGGGGACCCAGTAATTCAGTGTCACGTTTGTTCCAGTTTAATGAAGCGTGGTTGGTGGATATTAACTAGTCCTGTGGATCCCTATTCTGACAGAGCAGATAGCAGCTTTTTCCACCAGAAACTCACATTTTCACAATCTTATTCTAAAAAGTCATTTAAGTTCAAGTAAGACTGAAGTTACTATGTCAAGACTCTCTCTGGGCCAGTTTTCACCCCTAAAATTAGTCTGGTTTAAAATTACAATTACACAGAGTGTTGAAAGAAACTCTTGAAATGATGTCTTAAAGTCTTCCGGAACATTAAAAATATGGGAAGACATCGGCCCACAGTACAGCCTTGGAAAAGGGAGCGGAAGGATTGAAAGGTTTGAAGGACAGCCTAGAAGCTTCCCATTAGCAAGGCACAGGTTTCCCCAATAGTTTTTTTCCAGCTCAGAATCAAAGGTTAGATTAATTTCTCTCCAATCCTGGAAAGCACTTAGGGCTGTGGAGACAGCAGTTTGAACCCGGTGAGTGTGAGTACTAAATTCCTGGTCAGTTCGCTCAGGGGCTGCTGGAGGCAGGGATGGCTGAAGGAGGTGGAGAAATGGTGCTATTTCCTCACTGGGTCCTCTGTTCCCTCAGCATTTGGAAAAATCAGTGAACAAATGTGCAAGCGGGAAGGAAATGTGTGGGTGAGAGCCAACCCCATCTCCGAACAAAATATTGCCCTTctgtgtttacattttaaaaagccaaaatccAAAAAGGGATGAGATTGGAAAATTCCTGGGGAATCAAAAAAGCTTAACTACATTCTATAGTTTTGTCACTTTCAGCCTCTCAGAGCAAGGGGTCAGTTAACTCTGCTTCCCTGCTACTAAGCAAATCAACTTATTTTGTATGTATGGCTACAAACTGTTTGCAAGTTTCCTAAGTCAGGCACTCGGGATGAATTATGAATGGAATTAGCCAGCTTGACTTGGAATTTCCTCACTTTTACTGGTCTTTAAACAAGATTTTTACACATTCATATATAATCGATGTGACCAACATCTGAAATGGCCCTTAACATAAAACATTCTTAGTgattttgcagttgaggaaactTAAATATGAACTTCTAACGTGGAAAAGGTCGTTTTTACATGCTGTTTTAAAACTGATCTGGAAAACTGATGAGCTGGCCACAAGATTTCTGTCAGTAACTGAAattaagtttatattttaaaatataattttaaacacTTGCTTTCTTTCATGATGTCAATCTGCTTCTCATATTCTTAGCATTATTCACCttgaaaatacataaattttgtttttggttATTGGGTTCTTAACTTGCAGGGAAGAATAACTTAGATATTCATAAATACAGAGCACAAAGAAATCCTTCCTTAGTGCCAAACTGTCTTTAAAGTTATTATCCAAACCAGTGAATGTTACAGATAAACCTCCTAATTTAATTTCTGCTATTAGCTATTTCTTACCTTAATGTATATTCTTCCATATAAAACTTTACTGCTTTaaaatttcctacaaacaagCATGTCCAAATTGCTTCAATAACAGtttgtgaggggaaaaaaaaaaccaaaaaaacagaaaactcaacCTATGAAATCAGCCTCAAAGTCAAGTTTTGGAGAGATAAATGAACTTgaattgttttttacttcaacaaggcacatattttcatgtatcccatatatataaaaggaagattaaaataaaatatttctcaaatgtttatgcaaaaagtggaagaaattttagaaatttttttctcataGCTAACATactaaatattagaaatatttaaaagaaagatgCTAAAGTACACAAAAaagttcaaaatttaaaaagcagttaaAATTACGTCTTAGTCACTAAGAATATAATTGCTTCCATATTTTAATGGTTTTAAAGGTTTCAGTAGCAAGATGTGTTTACAAaacttttccttgccttttcaaaTCCTTCAGACATATGAAGGGCCAAGAgtactctttattttctttataatacattcaaaattatCTACCATCTTGACAGAAATGTATATTATATTACGGTAGTAATTTTCTTATACTTGATTACAGcatttctataaaatggaaaatagtcTCTGACTTTCTGAAGAAGGGAGAAGAATGGTATGAGGGAAccaatttaaaatgtgtttttatattcatttaaaatgtattaattccCAAGTTTCTTTACAAAAACCTTCGATATCACAACTTTATATAGACTGCATTTACAGGCGTGGAAATCCTCTTCCTTCCATTAAATTCCTTGAGTAAGGTTGtgttaattttatttgaaagcaCAAATGCAAATTACTCACAGCAATCATGCATCTACCTggggagagttaaaaataataGTTGTGATGttgttttaatatttatgaaaatagttttttctGACAGACAGATGAACTTCAATCTGAAATGTGAACACAGAACAAAATAACACAATTATAAAGTTTCCTTTTGAACTCCATAAATCAATGAGGAAATGTTTATCATAAAGttttaaaagcaaaacttttAGTCTGAACTGCTGAGAAAATCATAGATAGTAAAATTTGTTTATGTACTTGCATAAACATACTTGCCACTCATTTTCAAAGGCGACACTGACCCCACCACATTCACGATTGCTCTCTGCAGGCAGTGGCTACAGTGAggtaaaatagaattttattatttatattcatttgttccttttaattgtttttatttgctcTCAAAGTCTTTGATAACAAAGATCAAACCACATTTAAGTTGACTCCTTTGCTTTTTTAACCCGGAAGCCCCAGACTATTTCAAATTCAATATTTAACAAACGACAATCAATTGGGtacttaaaaaattttgttaaacTTTTTTGATGTAACACTACAAACACGTGTAAAACATGAGTATATAATTCCTACTTATGTTATATTTACTTCAAGGTGGAAGTGTCAACTGAACATTGTTTATCAAGAGATCTTTGGATGCTCAATTTGCCCTTGAACATTAACCTTGCCACATGAAAATCAAAAGGCACTGCcatcaggaaaattaaaaatataaggcATCTTCATCCTTACTAGTAACCTGTGCAAGCCTCGATAGGAAACTGTAGGATCTTAGAAGTAACTTGAACTTACATTTTCCTGGGCTTTAGTAATGGGTTTACTTCAAATTATTTAGCTACGAACAGGTAAAATGTAGGTAAGTCTTTAATGCAGCTTAAAACCTGGGACATCCCCGGGTAAAATAATGATGCCACGAAACGTgtcactgctcatttttttcccatttgactAACTTCTAATTAACACACTGATACGAACTCCTCGGATGGCAGCGTTACCATCATTttggaatgcaaaacaaaacGTGGCACACTGATCATCTCTAGCTAAAAAGCATCTATCTTTCATCGGGCACCGAAATCAACATCTTTTTCCCTggaagacaaagactttttttagaTCTCATTTCCCTCTTTACAAACCTGCGCGGGGCTTTCGGGGGGAGGGGGAAGCAGGACTCTGGTAGGAGCAGCTTCTCTTCAGCAAAGCGAGGGCCGACCGCAAAGGCGTAGGCTGGGTGTCTGAGCAATTTCCTGCCGATTCCAAATTCCCCTCGGAGCAGCGTGGAGAGGAAGTAGGACTTCTTCCCAGGCAGAGCCTCCGCGACGGGCTTGGGGGAGCCTCTCCGGCGTGGGTCGGGGGCGGACAGAAGCGGGACGATGGGCAGCTTCTCCCCGGGCTCGAAGAGGGCCGGTGTTCGCCTAGCCCGCGCGCTTCAGCAGCGCCCCGGAGCCAGGCGCGCCGGTTAGGGCCAGGGAAGGGGGTCCCAGGAGCGGCAGGGCACCCAGCACTCCGAAGAGGAGACTGTGCAGGGGAGAAGTTCGCTCCCGGGCCCGCGTGGCCCAGCCCCGATAACGCACTTGAACCCACGGCGAGGCCAGCGACCTGCTGCGCTCTGAGCTCACCCGCGCCCCGGGCGGAGCAGGACATCCGACTCCCTGGGTCCTCGACCTCCCTCCGCGGAGGGGCCAGCCGGGGGGCGCTTGGCCGGGGACCCCGCCCCGTCCCACTCGGGGTTTTAGCACCACCGGGAGCAGTGCATCCCATTCTCCGACCTCTTGTAAAGTCTGAAGTGGAAAGTGAGGGAAGCCCGCGGCAGAGCTCaacttaattcattttctttctccttggaaAAAAATGTCACAGGGGGGAAAGAAAACGAAAACTAACTGTAAATATGATgtcggggtggggaggggagagaccAGGCGTGTACGCGGCGCTGGCGCGGCGCTGCAGCGTGGACGCCCTTGCGGGGATTCCCGGTCTCGCAGCGCGCCCTAGTGGACACCCTTCCGCTCTCCGCGCTCCCCCACGACGGCACGCTGCGTCTCCCAGCGCTCATTACAATCTGCTATATATTATTTCTTCCGAAGTATTGACAATGTGCGAGGCTCCAGTAACCCCAGAGCTCTAGTCTGTAATCAGCACATTTATTCACATTTAGGAGAGAAAATCCGGATTAAATCCCCGTGACCCATACTGGGTTTCGGTGTCATTTTCCCTGGATCCTCTTTTAAATCCACCCCACACTGCTTTTCTGTCTATTACATGCTAATTTAATTTTACTGTGGACGATATTTTCAGCATTTGCCGAGGACAGTAAATTTTGTAGTTTATGTTATTTCACTTTTTATGACTTTTTAAcacttaataaaattttattagagcACTTTTGTGTTTACAAGGCCACAAAACTCTTGGCAGGTTGTCAGAAGTCCTTTTTATTATGATCCTACTGATATACTGCGAGTAATGAAATAATCATGTCCAGAAATGTATCAAAGGCCAGAGGGATTATCCCACTTAATAGCTCCACAGATGCGCCCAGAAGAATGCGGACCCGCGCGGCGGGACGCGCAGCGAGGGAAAGGAGGAAGCCCCCCGCTCATTTCTTTACCATTTCAGTTCCTTTCCTAAAAGGCTACGTGCAGGGTCATGTGACTTTCTGCggtctcaatttaaaaaaaaaaagaatttattctaCTGCaaaatgtgcttttctttttattctccttttgtgGCCATTTAAGGCTGTTCTAGTGGCAGTGGGGCTGGCTCAGCATATATGTGTCAGTCACTTTCCTCTCATTTCTAAGTGTACTTTTGTGGCATTTAAGCAGCCAATGGTGACACTGGTGTTGAGCAGTGCAGCTCCTACAGCCTACACAGAGAGAAGGCATTGGGAGGGACCCAGGAATGCACAAGGCGTTTCAAGAACCTTCCCCTCCGGCCAAACAACaccttttgctgttgtttttttggttttattttgttttgcaaaacagaGGGACAGTGTGACTTGAGGACTGTGGTCTCTGCTTTGTGACAGAGAACCAGGGTatgctgctttttattttattttatttttattctttttgttaagGCTTGCTATGAGAAGGACTGAGCTattgcacctttttttttttaaagatcattgtttccttttattttgaaaatgcatGATCATTTAACATACTGGTGTTAAGTTCATTCTTGCAGCAAAAGAAGGCCATTGTACTTCATGACTGAAAGCAAGGTGGGTGGTTTTGTTTTAcaattaaaatttctgtctccagcttcatattttcctttctctgctgTTTCCTAAGTAGTGTGTCAGAGTGATAAGAGATGAGGAATGGATTCATAAATGGTGTGATTTTGAAATTACTGAGGCTGTATCTCTAGCACGTGTTCTTCAAAACTTTGGCTGTGAATGACTTTGGCAATGTTTTTCTCAAGTACgtgcacaggtgtgtgtgtgtgcgtgcacgtgtGTGTTCACGTTCCAACACATCACACATCATCACATTTGGATTTTGTAATCTGTCATTGTTTTAAACGACCCCTGGGAAGAGTGCGCCTCTCTCTGGATTACCTCCATCCTCACATGAGCTTGCTCTCCCATACGGCTGTGCAGAAGTCTGCTCACTAGGGCTCTTTGCAACTTCAGGGGAGCAATTTTGTTCCTTATATGTTATTTGTTAACCATGGACAAAATCTAGAGTTAGGTCTAATTGTCTACTGTGTCCTCATGATGGTGTAGGCTCTGGAAAGAGCATGTGGAGAATGGCATGCAACCTTTTACAAAACTTGTATCCTGAGACTACTGGGAcagccatttttctctttttacagtattttccttttgcaaatatgaggtcatttttctttttcctctttttcaaattattttctaacataagaaataggaaaagagGTGCTGGTAGGCTATGGGTGAacattcttcctcttctctggTTATTACTGATTTGTGCTTTTTGCCTTTTACCAGAAGAAGGATGAGACTGGGCAGAGACAAGGGCTTAGATTTTAGCCCTACAAATTTCAGAGTATTTTACATAAGCAAATTTATGTTCAAGCGCAGGAGTCAAGATGgcatattaattttaattctgCTATGAGGTGACAGTTCAATTTTATAAGTAGCTTTGCAACTATAgcaattttaatactttaaaggCTGCAACAGTCTTCAAGTTAGAAACCTGTTTTATTAGATTATGAATTAAACCTCCCCTAAGATAGATATTTTCAGTGCACTGAAGTATGCTTATAATACTTACTCAAATGAGCAAGAGATTGGCTTAAATATGATAACTGACACACAGTTGGTCGATGGAGGGCCTAACTAGTATCCATGGAGGTTTTACAGTCCCTTCTGAAGTCTTCAGTgctgaaaagaaaggagagggaagccCCAAGCCTACTGTCTAGGGAATGCATGTATGAGAAGAGGAGGAAACGAACCAAAGCAGAGGCATGGAACTTGCAAGTTCTCCTCTTAGGACCAAGTGCTGTCAGGAAGCGGTAAAGCGTGGGAGTTGAGAGGGCAGACTCTAGAACCGCTTTGATTGGCTCTGATCCAGTTCTGCCACATATTCGTTGTGTGGtattggacaagttatttaacctcactGTGCTTattatttcatctgtaaaatgggtctgATGCTAGTACCTCCCTCCAAGTTTtgctgagaggattaaatgagttaattcataTGAAATGCTTAAAGAGTCCCTGAATACTACTTAAAACAAATCCTCAGGAAGACTGTCTTATCCTTCACCTACCAGAGTTCCCTGGCacctagtaagtgctcaatacatatttCTTGGATAAAAGTTAAATGTTATTTCATTGACTCCTCTGGTTGGTTCAGCTGTGGCCTACCAAACAGTAACAAAGGATTTGATGCTATTGAGAATAGGCAGAATTCCAGGAAAAGTTGTTTCTGTGTTGTCTCTTCAACTAGCAAAAGGACCACAAAGTTTTTGAGcagaaaatccaaatttctctGGGTCCCCATGACACTCAGTACAGTGCTTTGTACCTAAGTAACAAACAAGTGATAAGGCTATCTAATATACTAACACATATCTAAGTATTCTGTACTGTATTATTCAATAAACAGTAGTTCCAGGCATTATGCTAAATACTTTGCATACATTGTTTCACTTCATTCCCACAAGGATCCTCCTAAAGGTAGTTACAATAAATCCCTGTGTTATAGAatatgaggcacagagaagtcaagtgacttgcccaaggtgacaCAGCAAATAAATGACAAATCTGAGAGTTTAACCCAGGTCCATGGGAATGTAAAACTTGTGCAGTTAGTCAACCACTGTACTACACTACCTCCCAATCTTTTGACTTTGTGAAACACCTAATTGACTTGATTGTTTAAAATTATTGTGTAAACCATGATGAAAACAGATATAATTAAGGCTAGGACCCAGGACCATTTCTCTTAATTCATCTGTGTCTTGTGGTGTGATTTGAATATTAGGGTCGGGCAGGTGAGACACAGGCCTGTCTCCAGGGGCCTTGCCAGTTCTCAGCTAATTCCACTAACACAGGTGAATGTTTGAAAGGGCCCAAAGAGAAGATGGAGTTACTTTTCCTTCCTTTGGAGAAACATGATTAAGCTGAGGTCATCCTTGCTAGAATTAAAACATCAAGTGAACAGAGGTGCACAGCCATGAAAGACTAAGGAAGCAGAACTGACAAACAGTTGACAGAGCAGTGTTTCCATTTAACCACAGGTTCTTTATGGACTTTAAAGATATTCATTCTCCCCAATACTTGATAGACATCCTATTTCAGGGAGAAGGAACAGCCTGAGACGAAAGGAGAAGCTTTGACCCACGAACTAGTTTATTTAATAAGCAAGCAAAGACTAATGCAGGCGTGCCCGGCTTCAATCCTGCCCCCTTGAGACAAATG of the Choloepus didactylus isolate mChoDid1 chromosome 9, mChoDid1.pri, whole genome shotgun sequence genome contains:
- the LOC119543756 gene encoding proto-oncogene FRAT1-like, with translation MGCTAPGGAKTPSGTGRGPRPSAPRLAPPRREVEDPGSRMSCSARGAGELRAQQVAGLAVGSSALSGLGHAGPGANFSPAQSPLRSAGCPAAPGTPFPGPNRRAWLRGAAEARGLGEHRPSSSPGRSCPSSRFCPPPTHAGEAPPSPSRRLCLGRSPTSSPRCSEGNLESAGNCSDTQPTPLRSALALLKRSCSYQSPASPSPRKPRAATACREQS